ACTTTCGGAACGATTAGTAATGTAACTACGCCTGGGGTGGTAATATTCGGATCGGTGATACAATGAGCGCGTGCTACGGTTCTGGTCGATTTTTTGGCGACGTTCTCGAAGTCTTCTGGAGTTACGGCACATTCGCGGGTGCGTAATAGTTGCGGCACTCTAATTACGGCTTCATCTAATGATTCGGCATCCATTCCACCGCGAGCGGGTTGGTAATTGATCGTGCTTTTAACGTAAGGAATTGCTTGTTTAATTACGGTGAGTTTGTGCGCTTCTACGTTACCCCGACTACCCCCACCAGTCCGATAGGCAACCATGTAAATTTCTGCACCGGGAGGGGGTACTTTTCCATATTGTCGTTCTAATATTTCGCTACCTCCGGAGAGCGGTTGGATATTGGCTAAATTGCGAGATTCTCTACTATCTCTACTATCTCGCCTGATGATTCTACCGACTGGTTGAATTTGCGATCGATCTTGGGTTTTGTACTTGAGTTGCGTCGGTTCTCTAATCAGTGGCCCAAATTGGACTAGACCGGTTTGGGAATCGATCGTATAATGTCGATCGTCCAGGCCAGAGTCAGCAAAATCTTTTACTTCCAGCCAATTTTCTAATTCGCCATTTATCGGTTTTACCTGAATATATTCCCCTTCTTTTCGTTCTAAAACTGGTTTTCCTTGCAATTCAAATACTTGACCGGGTTTACCATCACTCACACCCAATAATTCGTTCTCTATCCGAATACATTCGCTAGCATTGATTGCGCCACCGATCGAACGCGCAGCAACTCCAACTATGCTAGGTGAACTGCTATAACTTGGTTGTAATTCTTTGGGATATGTGTAAACGCAACGTATCCAACGACCGCTATAACCATTAAAGTCTGCGTGCGGCCAATTTTGAGGTAAATGTAATATTATATCTGCTCCATTTTCGGAGGGATTACTACCTTGTTGTCCTAGTTCGCTGAAACTAAAACCTTTAGTTTTATCGTCTTCTTTTTGGCGTAAAATTGTTGATTGCCACTCTCTACCGTTCCAAGCTTCCCATCTTAGAGGTGGGTCATCCGGGTTAATTCCTGTAGTTCTGGCTGCTTCGCCTCGGAATGTAAGCGCGATGACATTTCCCTCGATCGGACTGGTCGAATCTCGTTCTGTTAAAACTATGTAAAAGCAGTTTCCCGGACTAGAAGTATCGAATAGCTGCGTTTCTTCGATGTTCCAAAATTGTTCGTTTTGAACCAAGCGTTCTCGTAAATTTTGCGGTTTTTCTTCTTCGATTAATCCTGTCAGCAAATGTCGGATTTTCGGATTACCAATTATCAGTTCTCGATCGGTACTAAAAATAATCGCTGGTTGCGTTTCCGTCCGCACCGTTGCTACTTCGGTGGAGTAAGGA
The Leptolyngbyaceae cyanobacterium DNA segment above includes these coding regions:
- a CDS encoding putative baseplate assembly protein, coding for MDFEFLPKLPKSNLDDRTFNDLVQECILRIPRYCPEWTNHNPGDPGITLIELFAWLTDQMLMRFNQVPRRNYVAFLELLGIRLLPPAPAWCELTFYLTKAQNEPIVIPYSTEVATVRTETQPAIIFSTDRELIIGNPKIRHLLTGLIEEEKPQNLRERLVQNEQFWNIEETQLFDTSSPGNCFYIVLTERDSTSPIEGNVIALTFRGEAARTTGINPDDPPLRWEAWNGREWQSTILRQKEDDKTKGFSFSELGQQGSNPSENGADIILHLPQNWPHADFNGYSGRWIRCVYTYPKELQPSYSSSPSIVGVAARSIGGAINASECIRIENELLGVSDGKPGQVFELQGKPVLERKEGEYIQVKPINGELENWLEVKDFADSGLDDRHYTIDSQTGLVQFGPLIREPTQLKYKTQDRSQIQPVGRIIRRDSRDSRESRNLANIQPLSGGSEILERQYGKVPPPGAEIYMVAYRTGGGSRGNVEAHKLTVIKQAIPYVKSTINYQPARGGMDAESLDEAVIRVPQLLRTRECAVTPEDFENVAKKSTRTVARAHCITDPNITTPGVVTLLIVPKVDTETIDFRKGMNPDRYFNLDPQLSTEIFNYITERKPLGVQVKLQEPEYFGVSVRIEVIIDPKYNNPRAQQDIRSKLLIALYTFLNPLTGGTEGNGWQLGSPVYPSDIVALCQKIPGVRYLGIVEIFELQKYGSEWFRNDEPQSMINPGSLGLICSWETEEDSQLNSGHVIEFYE